Within the Bacillus pumilus genome, the region AAAAATACCGGGTGAACGATCGCAATCAAATTGAACTGCGGTGTGACCCGATCCTCATACGATGGAATGGTCTTCATTTTTTAGTGGATTCCGGCATCGGATCAGGTAAGCTGACGGATAAACAAAAACGCAATTACGGCGTAACAGAAGAGACGAAATTGGAAGAGTCACTTGCGGCACTTGGCCTGCAACCAGCAGATATTGATTACGTCTTAATGACGCATCTTCACTTCGATCATGCAAGCGGATTAACAAAACTCGAAGGAGAAAAGCTCGTGTCTGTTTTTCCGCAAGCAAAAATCATCACATCCAAAATCGAATGGGATGAAATGAGGGCGCCTAACATCCGCTCAAGAAATACATATTGGAAAGAAAACTGGGAGCCGATAGCAGATCAAGTGGTGCCGTTTGAAGAAAGCATCGAAGTAATAGAAGGCATTCAGCTGCATCATACAGGTGGTCATAGCAATGGTCATAGCATCTTAACGCTCACAAGTCAGGGCGAAACAGCGATTCATCTAGCTGACATCATGCCAACGCACGCTCATAAAAACCCATTATGGGTCCTTGCTTATGATGATTACCCAATGACTTCAATTCCAGCTAAGCAAAAATGGCAGGCATTTGCAGAAGAAAAAAATGCGTGGTACTTGTTTTATCATGATGCAATTTACCGCGCTGTTAAGTGGGATGAAGACGGGCAAATCACACATGAAATCAAAAGAGAAACAGGAAGATAAAAGATCATCTGCATGTTTTTTTGCCTTTCACACAAAATAACGACAAAATGAACTTGTGAAAGGAAGAGTGCAGGTGAACCAATCTTATCGTGTACATGGAGATGTCATTGAAACACCGTTAAGAGGGATGGAAGTCATGTCCGTCCCTTATTTAAACAAAGGGGTTGCATTTACGAAGGAAGAGCGGGAAGAGCTTGGTTTAAAGGGGTTTTTACCGCCTAAGGTTTTAACATTAGAGGATCAGGCGAAGCGTGCCTATGAGCAGTTCAAGGCACAGCCGGATGAACTCGGGAAAAATGTGTATTTAACATCACTTCATGACAGAAACGAAGTGCTTTTTTACAAATTACTAAATGAGCACTTAGCAGAGATGCTGCCGATTGTCTACACACCGACGGTTGGAACAGCCATTCAGCGTTATAGCCATGAGTATCGAAAGCCAAGAGGCCTTTATTTATCAATTGATGATTTTGAAGGCATGGAAGAGATATTTGCCTCATACGGTGTGGATGAATCCATTGACTTAATCGTTGCGACAGATGCAGAAGGTATTTTAGGGATTGGAGACTGGGGAGTTGGCGGTATTGCCATTTCAGTCGGGAAACTTGCAGTTTATACAGCCGCAGCAGGCATTGATCCTAGCCGCGTGCTGGCTGTTGTACTAGATGCCGGGACGAATCAGGAAAGTCTCTTGAATGATCCACTTTATGTTGGAAATCAGCATTCCCGCGTTCGCGGTGAGCGGTATGATCAGTTCATCGATCAATATGTTGAGCTTGCCCGCGCAACCTTTCCAAATGCACTTCTTCACTGGGAAGACTTTGGAACAAAAAATGCACGAGCCATATTGGAAAAATATAAGGAACAAATTTGTACATTCAATGATGACATTCAAGGGACTGGAGCTGTGTCACTTGCTGCGGTTCTGGCATGTGCAAAAGCTTCGAAGGTTCCGCTGAAAGATCACCGAATCGTCATTTTTGGAGCGGGTACGGCAGGAATTGGCATAGCGGAGCAGATCCGTGATGCGATCGTCAGGGATGGAGTCAAAGAAGAGGAATCATATGGTCGTTTCTGGTGTATTGATAAAACAGGATTGCTTACAGATGATTCACCTGACATTCAGCCATTTCAAAAGCCATATGCAAGACGTTCTGACGAAGTAAAGGATTATGCCCGCAATGGCCCTAAGCATTCCATTGATTTATTAGAGGTCGTCAAACAGGCAAAACCAACCATCTTAATTGGCACTTCGACAGTAGGAGGAGCATTTACAGAGGAAATTGTGAAAGAAATGGCGTCACACGTAGAGCGCCCAGCCATTTTACCGATGTCTAATCCGACACCTCTTTCAGAAGCAAAGCCTAAAGATCTCATTGAGTGGACAGAAGGACGCGCCCTTGTGACAACAGGAAGCCCATTTGATCCTGTCGAATATGGCGGCGTCACATATGAAATTGGGCAAGCGAATAATGCTCTTGTGTTCCCAGGGCTTGGCCTTGGAACGATTGTGTCTAAAGCACGCCTCATGACAGACAGCATGTTTGTTGCGAGTGCTGAAGCGATTGCCAGCATGGTCAATGTCGGAAAACCGGGTGCAGCAATGCTGCCAAGTGTCGATCAGCTTCGAACCGTTTCAGCGACAGTGGCTGTCCGTGTAGCGCAAGCAGCAATTGATGAAGGAATTGCAGAGGAAACACCAGAGGATCTCATTCAGGCTGTACAGGACGCTATGTGGCATCCTGTATACAAAAAAATCAAAGCCATATAAAAAAGAAGCTTCGCAAGGATACACCTTTGCGAAGCTTTCTTTATCAAGCCACAGAATCAATGACATCCACAATCATGCCTGTTTTGGCATCAATCATGACTTCGTACTGTTCAAGCTCGCCAAATGCTGAGCGAGTAATACCAGATTTGTACACATCAATCGTTTCACCATTTACGGTATACGGTTCTGGTACAGTATAAATCCAAGAGCCATCAATCGGGCCGCGCTGTTTAAAAGCGGATTTCACAATTTTTAATGCTTTTTCAGACGAGATATACGTAGGGAAAAATACTTTCTTTGCAACAATTGCAGCGGCTACGCCAATACTCGCACCAATCAGAACATGTTTTAACTTCAACGTGCTGCACCTCCGTATTGCTGTTTTTTCCATTATACAAAACTTGTCCATTGATGTTAAGGAATCCGAATACTTGAAAGCATATTCAAAATTTCTGGAGAGATACTTGGAAAACCGAAAGAATTCTTATAGTATAAAGTGAGTGTTATTTTTATAGGAATATATATGGTCATTACATAGAAACGAGGTAAATCGTAGAATGAATGAAGAAACATTGTCGCTTTTCCGAAATTTAACAGAATTACAAGGCACCCCAGGTAATGAGCACCATGTGCGTGCTTTTATGAAAAAGGAACTTGAAAAATATTCTGACGAACTCATTCAAGATCGTCTTGGCGGTGTGTTTGGGGTACGCAAGGGACCAGAAAATGCACCTAAAATCATGGTGGCTGGTCATATGGATGAAGTGGGCTTCATGGTTTCATCCATTACGAAGAACGGAATGATACGCTTCCAAACACTAGGCGCCTGGTGGAGTCAAGTCATGCTGGCTCAGCGTGTCGACGTTCATACCGATCATGGTCCAATTCCTGGTGTCGTCTCTAGTACACCTCCTCATCTTCTAACACCAGAACAAAAAAGCAAACCTGTGAAACCATCAGACATGCTCATTGATATTGGTGCGGACAGTGAAGAAGAGGCAAAAGAACTTGGCATTCGTCCCGGACAGCAAATCGTGCCTGCAACAGTCTTTACCCCGATGGCGAATCCTAAGAAGATTTTAGCGAAGGCTTGGGATAACCGCTATGGCTGCGGACTTGCGATTGAATTATTAAAAGAAATAAAAGACGAACCACTTTCATGTCATCTGTATTCAGGTGCAACGGTTCAGGAAGAAGTAGGGCTTAGAGGGGCAGAAGTAGCTGCGAATATGATTCAGCCGGATCTGTTTTTTGCTTTAGATGCAAGTCCTGCTAACGATGTGACAGGTGACAAAACCCAATTTGGCCAGCTTGGAAAAGGTGCACTTCTACGAATTTTTGATCGAACCATGATTACGCACCGCGGGATGAGAGACTTTGTGCTCGATACGGCTGAGTCAAACAGTATTCCATACCAATATTTCGTATCACCAGGTGGTACGGATGCTGGACGTGTTCATATTTCAAACCAAGGCGTGCCTTCTGCTGTCATTGGAGTGTGCGCTCGCTACATTCACACAAGTCATTCAGTATTGCATGTGGATGACTACGCAGCGGCAAAAGAATTAATTGTCCGTCTTGTGAAAAACTGTGATCAAAGTACAGTGGATTCTATTTATCAACAGGTGTAATTGTAATCAGCATGTAGACAAACCCTCGCATTCTTTGTCAGGACTGCGTTCCGGTGCTCACGAATGTTCAATTTGCTCCACTTCGGTACTCGTCCTTCCTAGAATTCAAAGGTTTTCTATCACGCTGAAAAGAAGACAAAGGGCTAAAATAAAGATCATTTTAGCCCTTTGTCAACAATCTAAGGCTGCCTCTTTTAAGAGAGCAGCCTTTTGTTATTGCTGTTCAAACACGTAAGATAACGCCTTGATCGCTTGGTTCACGGTTTCTACAGTGATATTCGCTTTATTTGATAGCTCCTTTAGTGGATGGTGCAGTTCTTTTGGGCGGATCAAAATGAGAGGTTTCCCTTTCGCGATGGCAGCAGATGCATCCATTGCCGTGTTCCATTGTTTATATTTCTCACCAAAGCGGGCAATGACGATGTCTGACTTGTTTAATAGGATCTCAGTACGAAAATTGTTCAAATCAGAAGCAGCATCATCTTTGAAAATGGCATTCGGCTGTTCACCTAAAATGTCCTCACCAATGTGATCGGAGCGGTCATGATTCTCCATTGGACCTACAAATGTCACTGGCAGTTTCAACGATTGGCTTTTCTCCTTGATTTCATCACGCCACTGGCTATGAATTTCTCCTGCTAAATAGACAGTTAATTGCATAACGTTCTCCTCCTTTTGTACAAACTTAGTAAAGGTTTGCCCTGTTTCTTTTCATGTTACACAAGAAGTGCTTGATAAAGCAAAAAAAATATGATTATGATATTCATGGTAGAGACTATTTTTCATCGTAAGAATACTACATATAATGGGAAGGACAGACCTCTTCGTCTTTCCTATGAGAAAGCAGGAAGACGACGTTGATGACTTATTTGAAAAGAAAGGGAATTTCCCTTTCGCCAAAAGTGTACTTCATTGAAGCATTATCTTATATGGCTTTAGGTCTATTTGCTACATTAGTAGTAGGTCTGATTTTAAAAACAGCAGGCGGTCTGTTATCACTTCCGCTCATTATCAAAATGGGTACACTCGCAATGGGACTTATGGGACCAGCGATTGGGGTAGCCGTTGCGTACCGGTTACAGGCATCACCTTTGATCATTTTTGCAAGTGTTGTCTCAGGTGCTGCAGGAGCAGAGCTTGGTGGACCTGCTGGTAGTTTTGTCGCAGCATTAATTGGTGTGGAAATCGGTAAGCTTGTCAGTGGTGAGACAAAAATTGATATCATTTTGACACCACTTGTCACCATCATCACTGGTTTTTCCACCGCTACTTTGATCGGCCCTGGGATTGAAGCTATGATGACAGGGCTTGGCAGGCTCATCATGTGGGGGACTGACCAAAGTCCGCTGATCATGGGCATGCTAGTAGCGACCATTGTTGGACTTGCCCTCAGCTCACCAATTTCAAGTGCTGCGCTTGCGCTTATGCTTGACTTAAGTGGTCTTGCTGCTGGTGCTGCAACGATCGGCTGCTGCGCTCAAATGGTCGGCTTTGCCGCTGCAGGTTTTAGAGAAAATCGTTTTGGCGGACTTGCCGCTGTCGGTATTGGCACGTCAAAATTGCAGCTACCGAACATTGTGAAAAATCCCCTTATCCTTATTCCGCCGACGGTAGCGGGCCTCATTCTCGCACCAATTGGTATTATTGGCTTTGGGATGGTCAATAATGCGGCAGGGGCAGGAATGGGAACGAGTGGTCTTGTTGGACAGCTCATGACACTAACCGTTATGGGGTTTCATCCATCCGTTTTTCTAGCGATTACTCTTTTGCATATCGTTGGCCCGGCAGTGATTAGTTTGGTAGTATCAGAATGGATGAGAAAGAAAGGCTATATACAATTCGGAGATTTAACCATACAAACTGGAGGAATGAAACATGAAAAAAATTGAATCAAACGAAGAATTACAAAAAGTGATTCAAGAAGACTTAACCGTACTGCTATTTTCAGCGGACTGGTGCCCAGACTGCACCTTTATCGAACCAATCTTGCCAGAGCTTGAAGCAAACTACCCAGAATTTGAGTACTTTTATGTGGATAGAGATCAATTTATTGATACTTGCGCAGAGTGGGAAATTTACGGCATTCCAAGCTTTTTAGTATTTAAAAATGGACAAGAGATTAACCGCTTTGTCAGCAAGGATCGTAAAACGAAGGAAGAGATTGAAGCATTTTTAACAGATTCTCTTTCTAAATAATGAAAGGAGAGTCTCAACCATGGCAAAAATGACATCAAGACAGCTTGCGAATGAACTCAAAAGCCGTCTGACAAATGACAACTGGTCACACCAGTTTGACCGAGAAAAAGATACACTTCGTATTGAAGATAAACAAACAGGTAAAGGGATCACACTAGAGCTCCCGCCGATCATTGCAAAGTGGGAAGTAAAGCCTGATGAAACATTGGACGAGATCGTCTATTATGTGAAAGAGGCGCTAAGTGCCATGAAAGGCGAAGCGCAGCACATCTCAGGAAAAGAAAAGCAAATTTATCCGGTCATTCGATCTACTTCCTTTCCCGAGGCATCAAGTGATGGCATCCCGCTCGTTTTTGATGAGCATACAGCTGAAACGAGAATCTACTATGCACTTGACCTTGGAAGCACCTACAGATTAATTGATGAAAAGATGCTTCAAAAGGAAAACTGGACAAAAGAACGAATCAGGGAAACTGCTAGCTTCAATGTCCGCTCACTTGAAACTGTAGTGAAAATGGATGAAGTGGCAGGCAACCGGTTTTATTTCTTCCGTGCGAATGACGGATATGATGCGAGCAGACTTTTAAATGAATCGATCTTACAAGAATACGCGCAAAAAATAGAAGGGCAGATGGCTATCTCTGTTCCCCATCAAGATGTATTCATTATTGCAGATGTTTGCAATGAATCAGGCTATGATATTTTAGGACAGATGTCGATGAGCTTCTTCGCCAGCGGCACGGTTCCGATTACCGCATTGTCATTTTTATATGATGAGGGTAAGCTTGAACCGATCTTTATTCTTGCTAAAAGCAGACCAAAACAGCAGTAGAAGGGAATTTTGAAGAATGAACGTTTTTTATAATGCAGAAGGTGTAGGCGACACACTCCTTATTTCATTGAAAGATGTACCGAGAGAAGAAGTAGATCATGAGACGTTTGGAGATGTCGTAAGAATCTTCAATCAAGAAACAAAAGAAACAACAGGCTTTAATATCTTCAATGCGTCCACTTACATGAAAATTGAAGAAAACGGATCTGTACCGCTTTCTGAAACAATTGTTCAAGATATCAACGAAATTTTAAACCGCAACGGTGTTAGTGAAACGTTGACTGTCGATCTATCACCAAAATTTGTTGTCGGTTATGTAAAGGAAAAAGAAAAGCATCCGAATGCAGATAAACTAAACATTTGCCAAGTGGATGTTGGCGATGAAACATTACAAATCGTGTGCGGTGCACCAAACGTTGATCAAGGACAATACGTCGTGGTTGCGAAGGTTGGCGCAGTAATGCCAAGCGGTTTAATCATCAAAGATGCTGAGCTAAGAGGTGTTCCATCAAGCGGAATGATTTGTTCAGCAAAAGAACTAGATCTTCCAGACGCGCCTGCTGAAAAAGGGATTCTTGTTCTAGAGGGAAGCCATCAAGCTGGCGAACCCTTTCAAGCTTAACCTCCCATAAACGGGCACATCAGAGCGAAGAATGTGTTATACCAAAAGTCACTAAGTACGTACTTAGTGACTTTTTTTCATCTACAAACAGTACAAATAGCAAGGAGCGGCACTTTTCTCGCTTTTCTGCATGAAAAAGCAATGGTATACTAAAAATCGCCCAAGAAAACGTAAGGGGAGTTAAAGTGAGTGATAAATGATGAGTTGGTTAGATAAATTTTTTAGTGTATTTTTAGGTGAAGAACAGAAAGAAGAAAAAGCTTTGAGACCTGAAGAAGGTCCAGTTGCACCAAAGCAACCAGTTTTTGAACAGCATAAAGAATATAAAAAAATTGAAGATACAAAAGTCTATTATGAATATCCGACAGGCAACTTCCGCTTTCCGCTTGTTCCAGATGAACCTCAGCGTGACGGAGTAAAGCAGGAAAGAAGACGCCCGAAGCAAGGCCAGTCAATGGCTAAGCAAAAGACCTATGAGTCAAAACAAACGGTGCAGCCTGACACCAATAAAAAGCCATTCAAACCAGAGCAGATTCCATCACCAATTTATGGCTATCATCAGGATATGCGCCCAAAACGAACAGAAGCAAAAGAAGAATTATCTTCTGTTCAAATGAAAGCAGCGGAAACAGCGCAACGTGTCACCCTGTTATCTGAAGAGGCAGAGCGTGAACGAAATGTCAGACAGCAAATGAACATTCCATCAATACGGAAAGAAAATCGTATGGAAGAAACAGTTCCAGCCCCAGCAGAAGAAAGAGTGGACGTCAAAACAGACGTGACCCCGCTTACTTTGCAAGAGGAACTCGCTTATCACGATCACGTTCAATCGACGATGGAGCGTTTAA harbors:
- the ytpR gene encoding YtpR family tRNA-binding protein, translating into MNVFYNAEGVGDTLLISLKDVPREEVDHETFGDVVRIFNQETKETTGFNIFNASTYMKIEENGSVPLSETIVQDINEILNRNGVSETLTVDLSPKFVVGYVKEKEKHPNADKLNICQVDVGDETLQIVCGAPNVDQGQYVVVAKVGAVMPSGLIIKDAELRGVPSSGMICSAKELDLPDAPAEKGILVLEGSHQAGEPFQA
- a CDS encoding thioredoxin family protein; amino-acid sequence: MKKIESNEELQKVIQEDLTVLLFSADWCPDCTFIEPILPELEANYPEFEYFYVDRDQFIDTCAEWEIYGIPSFLVFKNGQEINRFVSKDRKTKEEIEAFLTDSLSK
- a CDS encoding YtoQ family protein codes for the protein MQLTVYLAGEIHSQWRDEIKEKSQSLKLPVTFVGPMENHDRSDHIGEDILGEQPNAIFKDDAASDLNNFRTEILLNKSDIVIARFGEKYKQWNTAMDASAAIAKGKPLILIRPKELHHPLKELSNKANITVETVNQAIKALSYVFEQQ
- a CDS encoding PTS transporter subunit IIC, translated to MTYLKRKGISLSPKVYFIEALSYMALGLFATLVVGLILKTAGGLLSLPLIIKMGTLAMGLMGPAIGVAVAYRLQASPLIIFASVVSGAAGAELGGPAGSFVAALIGVEIGKLVSGETKIDIILTPLVTIITGFSTATLIGPGIEAMMTGLGRLIMWGTDQSPLIMGMLVATIVGLALSSPISSAALALMLDLSGLAAGAATIGCCAQMVGFAAAGFRENRFGGLAAVGIGTSKLQLPNIVKNPLILIPPTVAGLILAPIGIIGFGMVNNAAGAGMGTSGLVGQLMTLTVMGFHPSVFLAITLLHIVGPAVISLVVSEWMRKKGYIQFGDLTIQTGGMKHEKN
- a CDS encoding NAD-dependent malic enzyme, coding for MNQSYRVHGDVIETPLRGMEVMSVPYLNKGVAFTKEEREELGLKGFLPPKVLTLEDQAKRAYEQFKAQPDELGKNVYLTSLHDRNEVLFYKLLNEHLAEMLPIVYTPTVGTAIQRYSHEYRKPRGLYLSIDDFEGMEEIFASYGVDESIDLIVATDAEGILGIGDWGVGGIAISVGKLAVYTAAAGIDPSRVLAVVLDAGTNQESLLNDPLYVGNQHSRVRGERYDQFIDQYVELARATFPNALLHWEDFGTKNARAILEKYKEQICTFNDDIQGTGAVSLAAVLACAKASKVPLKDHRIVIFGAGTAGIGIAEQIRDAIVRDGVKEEESYGRFWCIDKTGLLTDDSPDIQPFQKPYARRSDEVKDYARNGPKHSIDLLEVVKQAKPTILIGTSTVGGAFTEEIVKEMASHVERPAILPMSNPTPLSEAKPKDLIEWTEGRALVTTGSPFDPVEYGGVTYEIGQANNALVFPGLGLGTIVSKARLMTDSMFVASAEAIASMVNVGKPGAAMLPSVDQLRTVSATVAVRVAQAAIDEGIAEETPEDLIQAVQDAMWHPVYKKIKAI
- a CDS encoding PepSY domain-containing protein; amino-acid sequence: MKLKHVLIGASIGVAAAIVAKKVFFPTYISSEKALKIVKSAFKQRGPIDGSWIYTVPEPYTVNGETIDVYKSGITRSAFGELEQYEVMIDAKTGMIVDVIDSVA
- a CDS encoding DUF1444 domain-containing protein, with the translated sequence MAKMTSRQLANELKSRLTNDNWSHQFDREKDTLRIEDKQTGKGITLELPPIIAKWEVKPDETLDEIVYYVKEALSAMKGEAQHISGKEKQIYPVIRSTSFPEASSDGIPLVFDEHTAETRIYYALDLGSTYRLIDEKMLQKENWTKERIRETASFNVRSLETVVKMDEVAGNRFYFFRANDGYDASRLLNESILQEYAQKIEGQMAISVPHQDVFIIADVCNESGYDILGQMSMSFFASGTVPITALSFLYDEGKLEPIFILAKSRPKQQ
- a CDS encoding YtnP family quorum-quenching lactonase; this translates as METMKIGDMELFWLNGGDTHMDGGAMFGVVPKPLWSKKYRVNDRNQIELRCDPILIRWNGLHFLVDSGIGSGKLTDKQKRNYGVTEETKLEESLAALGLQPADIDYVLMTHLHFDHASGLTKLEGEKLVSVFPQAKIITSKIEWDEMRAPNIRSRNTYWKENWEPIADQVVPFEESIEVIEGIQLHHTGGHSNGHSILTLTSQGETAIHLADIMPTHAHKNPLWVLAYDDYPMTSIPAKQKWQAFAEEKNAWYLFYHDAIYRAVKWDEDGQITHEIKRETGR
- a CDS encoding M42 family metallopeptidase — translated: MNEETLSLFRNLTELQGTPGNEHHVRAFMKKELEKYSDELIQDRLGGVFGVRKGPENAPKIMVAGHMDEVGFMVSSITKNGMIRFQTLGAWWSQVMLAQRVDVHTDHGPIPGVVSSTPPHLLTPEQKSKPVKPSDMLIDIGADSEEEAKELGIRPGQQIVPATVFTPMANPKKILAKAWDNRYGCGLAIELLKEIKDEPLSCHLYSGATVQEEVGLRGAEVAANMIQPDLFFALDASPANDVTGDKTQFGQLGKGALLRIFDRTMITHRGMRDFVLDTAESNSIPYQYFVSPGGTDAGRVHISNQGVPSAVIGVCARYIHTSHSVLHVDDYAAAKELIVRLVKNCDQSTVDSIYQQV